A single window of Cellulomonas sp. NTE-D12 DNA harbors:
- a CDS encoding FtsW/RodA/SpoVE family cell cycle protein, producing the protein MATVQPLRVRSGRGVELGLLVLALVLGVAAYALVGLGVKDKVPSNVLWYGVGMAVMAVGMHLVLRWRAPYADPVILPIVVALNGIGLAMIYRLDLAAESKGHPTDFAGKQLVWTAISVVLAAVVLIWLRDHRTLRRYTYTAGVAALVLMASPMLPVIGKDVNGARIWVRVGGVGLQPAELAKIALAIFFAGYLVTNRDTLTLAGPKVLGLQLPRVRDLGPILVVWGVSLAILVLQSDLGTSLLFFGLFVAVLYLATERISWVAIGLVLFAGGAAAAVAAIPHVAVRFSAWSDALSNAEFNRPFGGSGQLVRGLFGMASGGLFGTGWGQGRPDLVPFAESDFIVPSLGEELGLTGLLAILVLYAVLTERGLRTAIGVRDGFGKLLAGGLAFVMAFQVFVVVGGVTRLIPLTGLTTPFLAYGGSSLLANWVIVALLLRVSDDARRPAPAMRAVATPSGGTPAVGNPAVGGPVVRRPAPRGAEPDENPTERIGGLP; encoded by the coding sequence ATGGCGACCGTCCAGCCCCTGCGGGTCCGCTCCGGCCGTGGCGTCGAGCTCGGCCTGCTCGTGCTCGCCCTGGTGCTCGGCGTGGCGGCGTACGCCCTGGTCGGCCTGGGGGTGAAGGACAAGGTCCCGTCGAACGTGCTCTGGTACGGCGTCGGCATGGCGGTGATGGCCGTCGGCATGCACCTGGTGCTGCGGTGGCGGGCTCCGTACGCCGACCCGGTGATCCTGCCGATCGTCGTCGCGCTGAACGGCATCGGCCTGGCGATGATCTACCGGCTGGACCTCGCCGCCGAGTCCAAGGGCCACCCCACCGACTTCGCCGGCAAGCAGCTGGTGTGGACCGCGATCTCGGTGGTGCTCGCCGCCGTCGTGCTGATCTGGCTGCGCGACCACCGCACCCTGCGCCGGTACACGTACACGGCGGGCGTCGCAGCGCTGGTGCTCATGGCCTCGCCGATGCTGCCGGTGATCGGCAAGGACGTGAACGGTGCCCGGATCTGGGTCCGGGTGGGCGGCGTCGGCCTGCAGCCCGCGGAGCTGGCCAAGATCGCGCTGGCGATCTTCTTCGCCGGCTACCTCGTCACCAACCGGGACACGCTCACGCTCGCCGGGCCGAAGGTGCTCGGGCTGCAGCTGCCGCGCGTCCGCGACCTGGGCCCGATCCTGGTCGTCTGGGGCGTCTCGCTGGCGATCCTGGTGCTGCAGAGCGACCTCGGCACGTCCCTGCTGTTCTTCGGGCTGTTCGTCGCGGTGCTCTACCTCGCCACGGAGCGGATCTCCTGGGTGGCCATCGGCCTGGTGCTGTTCGCAGGCGGCGCCGCCGCAGCGGTCGCGGCGATCCCGCACGTCGCCGTGCGCTTCTCGGCGTGGTCCGACGCCCTGTCGAACGCCGAGTTCAACCGGCCCTTCGGTGGCTCCGGCCAGCTGGTCCGCGGCCTGTTCGGCATGGCCAGCGGCGGGCTGTTCGGCACCGGCTGGGGCCAGGGCCGGCCCGACCTGGTCCCGTTCGCCGAGTCCGACTTCATCGTCCCGTCGCTCGGCGAGGAGCTGGGGCTGACGGGCCTGCTGGCGATCCTCGTCCTCTACGCGGTGCTGACCGAGCGCGGGCTGCGCACGGCGATCGGCGTGCGGGACGGGTTCGGCAAGCTGCTGGCCGGCGGCCTGGCGTTCGTGATGGCGTTCCAGGTGTTCGTCGTCGTCGGCGGTGTGACGCGCCTGATCCCGCTGACCGGCCTGACCACGCCGTTCCTGGCGTACGGCGGCTCGTCGCTGCTGGCCAACTGGGTGATCGTGGCGCTGCTGCTGCGGGTGTCGGACGACGCCCGGCGGCCGGCACCGGCGATGCGAGCGGTCGCCACGCCCTCCGGCGGCACGCCCGCGGTCGGCAACCCGGCCGTCGGCGGCCCGGTGGTCCGGCGTCCCGCGCCGCGCGGTGCCGAGCCGGACGAGAACCCGACGGAGCGGATCGGGGGTCTGCCGTGA
- a CDS encoding Stp1/IreP family PP2C-type Ser/Thr phosphatase produces MSIGLRYAARSDVGLVRANNQDSAYAGPHLLMVADGMGGHAGGDVASSVAVAAFAPLDDEAHGPDDALAELEQAMESAREEIIARSEAEPDLTGMGTTVTAILRTGNKLAMAHIGDSRGYLLRDGELTQVTTDHTFVQHLVDTGKITPEEAVHHPQRSVVMRVLGDFDTDVTPDLSVREARRGDRWLLCSDGLSGFVSGDTLAETLREIPDVDACADRLVQLALRAGGGDNITVIVADVVELDDLRDGTAPGTATTVVGAAASSRNRPTSAADGPAARAANLTKRAARAVGLGGAAHEAEDDDNHAAAVDDEEAADERAAESGPTRRSLLVVWSAALGLVLVLLGAGYAWSQTQYFVGDDGGRVGVFRGVPSSVGPLQLSSVVEHSDVQVGTLPDYLQQRVRATIRATSLSSARDQVSALAQAVPTPEPSASPTPTASATPSPTTSPDATFTASPLPAPVPTVVGP; encoded by the coding sequence GTGAGCATCGGCCTGCGGTACGCGGCCCGGTCCGACGTGGGGCTGGTCCGCGCCAACAACCAGGACTCGGCCTACGCCGGTCCGCACCTGCTGATGGTCGCGGACGGCATGGGCGGGCACGCCGGCGGCGACGTCGCGTCCTCGGTGGCGGTGGCGGCGTTCGCGCCGCTGGACGACGAGGCGCACGGCCCGGACGACGCGCTCGCCGAGCTGGAGCAGGCGATGGAGAGCGCGCGCGAGGAGATCATCGCGCGTTCCGAGGCCGAGCCGGACCTGACGGGCATGGGCACGACGGTGACGGCGATCCTGCGCACCGGCAACAAGCTGGCGATGGCCCACATCGGCGACTCGCGCGGCTACCTGCTGCGCGACGGCGAGCTGACGCAGGTCACCACCGACCACACGTTCGTCCAGCACCTGGTGGACACCGGCAAGATCACGCCGGAGGAGGCGGTGCACCACCCGCAGCGGTCGGTGGTGATGCGCGTGCTCGGCGACTTCGACACCGACGTCACCCCGGACCTGTCGGTGCGCGAGGCCCGCCGCGGCGACCGGTGGCTGCTGTGCTCGGACGGGCTGTCCGGGTTCGTCAGCGGGGACACGCTCGCCGAGACGCTGCGCGAGATCCCGGACGTCGACGCCTGCGCCGACCGCCTGGTGCAGCTGGCGCTGCGCGCCGGCGGTGGCGACAACATCACGGTGATCGTCGCGGACGTCGTCGAGCTCGACGACCTGCGGGACGGCACCGCCCCCGGCACCGCGACCACGGTGGTCGGCGCCGCCGCCAGCTCCCGCAACCGGCCCACCTCGGCGGCGGACGGTCCAGCGGCACGTGCGGCGAACCTGACCAAGCGGGCCGCTCGCGCCGTCGGGCTGGGTGGCGCGGCGCACGAGGCGGAGGACGACGACAACCACGCCGCCGCGGTGGACGACGAGGAGGCGGCCGACGAGCGCGCCGCCGAGTCCGGCCCGACGCGCCGGAGCCTGCTGGTGGTGTGGTCCGCGGCGCTCGGCCTGGTGCTGGTGCTGCTCGGTGCCGGCTACGCGTGGAGCCAGACGCAGTACTTCGTCGGCGACGACGGCGGCCGGGTCGGGGTGTTCCGCGGTGTGCCGTCGTCCGTCGGACCGCTCCAGCTCTCGTCGGTGGTGGAGCACAGCGACGTGCAGGTCGGCACGCTGCCGGACTACCTGCAGCAGCGCGTGCGGGCGACCATCCGGGCGACCTCGCTCTCCTCGGCGCGTGACCAGGTGTCGGCCCTCGCCCAGGCGGTGCCGACCCCCGAGCCGTCCGCCAGCCCGACGCCGACGGCATCGGCCACACCGAGCCCGACCACCAGCCCGGACGCGACGTTCACCGCCTCCCCGCTCCCGGCCCCGGTCCCGACCGTCGTCGGCCCGTGA